In Alosa alosa isolate M-15738 ecotype Scorff River chromosome 10, AALO_Geno_1.1, whole genome shotgun sequence, the genomic stretch tcttatattctagtttcttcaattttttaaaaaaatattgaataccatattcagcaagccagaacttgacaaatattcatctgtgggccaaataactttgcattcattcatagttttgatgccttcagtgagaatctacaatgtaaatagtcatgaaaataaagaaaacgcattgaaatgataaggtgtgtccaaacttttgacctgtACTGTACATGGTGGTTTAACAGTGACAAAAAGTATGTTCCTTTCTATGGCTTATGTACTGCCTGTCATGGATATAAGAGCAATTATTTAGCAGTTCTGTTATTTGAATATCCAAATAAccttttttttacaattatttattttgctttATTTGAGAGGGTGTCTTTGGAGCAAAGTATTTTAGGCATGCACTTTATTTAGGTTTAACCTCACTTAAATAAGTAGCTATATAGGCACCTTAGGCAAAAATCCTAGAGATGGAATGATAGGGGAATGGGTCCTATGGCTGAGTTTCACTGTTGCTTGAGTAATTGTAGTGAACCTGATGTTGGCCTGTACTAGACACCTCCCTCCAGAAAGTACTTTGGCATACCAAACCTGTACATTCTGTTCAGGCTGTCAGGTCATTTTTTTCCTGTTTCACGAGGAAGACAAGTGAAGACATTGTGCTTAATAACAAAGAAAGTGCCCTAGGCAGAGTACATGTTCTAAACGTTCTATACATTTGTTACATAACATAATAAACATGGGAGTTATAAGTGGGTCAGTACTTTCCCATAAAGACCAATAAACAATGTGATCGGGTTTCAGGTGTTATAATTAAAAGAAACTTGAGGCAAGACGCTTGACTTGACTTTTAATACATTTACCATTGATTATTTTCAGAAATAGATTTCCCTGGGGATTGTCACAATACATTTCAATTGCAATGAGCAGAAATAACTTTACGTAGTGGTTCTTTTAACAGCATTGTTGATGAAGTCtctatctgaaaaaaaaatctgtccgGGTTGCGTAATGGATGTGTAGTACTATAAATGATGCTCAGTAGTTTGTGCCACATCCTTCTCTCTTTAACAATCTACAGGGGTTCCAGAGCAATCCCCAGCACAAAGCAAGCCTTCTTTAACAGCTTATTCAGCCTCTTGGTATCACTGGCTCTAAGGCTGCTGCAAAAAGATCCCTGCAAAATCAATTTCACTGACAACTACAAACTGGTAAattaatcaaaataataaaacaataaataaaacatcttgCTGCTCACATTAAAAGATCTGCTTCCTGAAGAAGTAAAGCCTGACCTGTCCCTTAGACTCAGTGTTACAGgtccagtgttgggcaagttactcgTATCGtattgtattatgtattacttattactgtcatttcaaagtaatttgtcacattattatattactgtctctgaattataaggcattacactactattgtattatttttaagttacttttaccaaaatatctagaaatatggatttggaattctaaatgcagtttatcatgctcaatgcagctcattgcacttctaatggagggcgatgtggtataacataatgactgagctaggcttaaggctaacaacagtagaatgcaataggcacagtgatggctcatgatgcaatacaaggaacaatcatagccagaattttgttaaagggacaccaggcaacgttttcgtgttaattaatcatcttcgtaagtcggtatatggttaaatgactcactacggggcgaatgaaggctctctcgcccgcccctactgcctgtaggaggaatatcccacttgcaagttaggtgtatcctacccgccgaccaaagcaggatcagtttacagcacagaggcaggctaacgaaacgctagagattgttgcaaacgtgtgtatattggcagagccggcgaagaagcagcgaaaacccttgacggaagacacaaagaaaaggaaaagagcttcagatcgagcgagggggagtttcgtagagaaaaagcatcaggcttgcctggtgtccctttaaaagcagacaaaaggtcgaagtctggtcaattgtgatagaaatgctgtaactttaggcttaggcctattcattaaaatcaacagagagcccactacctgtatattgtaacccaaaacttgtcaagataggctacacagtgccgctgttggccattttggtgccctatcTGGTGAAATACAgaattaacctaagtatgtcatcatatggccaactataaagatgtaatctgcctgttcctaGGGATgggtatttctgaaacatgtaatatgtatttgtatttcaaatacaaaatagtatcaatcatttcgaggaaattaccagtgcatgaaaatataaacatactgtatattaacataaaatgccaaacaaacttttatttggaaacagttggcaggagtcatagttgataacaactgacagttgaaatggctgaacagttaaatagttgagtagtttaaatagttaaattatttaatagtgaattattgtagtgaggacatttattttgaaacagttgggcagaggaaatagtagtcttaagagagccagattgtatgcttaaagcctgagacagagtatatagtttaaaagttgaatgtagatagtgtaatggatgttgatagacagaaagttgaatggatgttgctaggcagattgtttaatggatgttgatggatagtttaatgggtggatgagtgaatggtttgaagaggatgaatggatagaaagttggatggaatgtgcctgaTATAtacttgtagaatggagagacacagagagttggcctagtgaagcagaaagcagttgatacaggtgcaatcagtttaactggccctttgatgggtcctagttgagcagctggaagttgatacaggtgcaaatcaagttaattacagctcatgaaaatgcactgttctgttatccgatgtcttcttcttcttcttcttcttcccaccaaatttctgcgtctaattcagctttaaccgtttaacgtagaaacttcgttcaaactttgtaacataggtcttgaaaaggacatgtggggaatgtatttttcacttttgtaaactttatactttttgagatattaataaaaaacaagcttatttttctccatagactttgcattagcactatgcacaaataaaagtttgtttgccattttatgttaatatacagtatgttcatattttcatgcactggtaatttcctcgaaattacattttctagttagtccattgtgatgtcatattGCTAATataaagtctatgggggaaaataagcttgttttttggtgggaagaagaagaagaagaagaagaagacttcggataacagaacagtgcattttcatgagcTGTAATTAGGAATGGTTTAtttttatcgcaatcagctaatgtgagaacagctgtgttcaaagacactcacagcttttcagtgacggctattgttgaagcatcagctctggtctgaagcactggtgtgaagtcgtacgcaagtaaagatgagcaagtttacctgtgcaagtacataaggacaccgacaaaggcaaccatgtcctattgtctccatgccaatctttaacagaaaaaatgtcagatatctcaatgaatcacaatgacatcaatagatggtaaggtgttgagtgtgtttgaattccctacCTTGTAGCATCCCTTTCGGCATTCTACAGTGGGGacaagttcaccttgtttaattaaataacaaatctatttccttattagctgcatacttgaggttggaaaTATTAAGTGATCAAAACATAACACTACTTAATTtcaggttaaaatgcattgtaatgcgcgttactgaagtttgtaccgagtaaaatattacccatttttttgtaatgccttacagcaaaaaagcaatatattacagtaattacattacttttgtacctcgttactcccaacactgtacAGGTCCAATCAAATCTGTCTGTATCTCTCCACAACCTCCACATCTTCTCCCAGGTTTGAAACAGTGATCAACTTATAGTTCCATTATGTCCACTACCATGCAGCATCTACTTTATCATGTCCATATTTAAAAGAGGAGGTGGTTGTTCATGCTCCACATCAGAAAGTAATCCACCACAgcgcacagtgctctgttttaagtctttttttctcaactaaaaatgctttgcgctggttagggggtacttggctgaaaaaaatatttcacagggggtacatcactgaaaaaaggttgagaaccactgccatagactatattctttatttttaattcaaACATCAGAAGCGGAAGACTATTCTTATTCTGTTAAAGTTTAAACAGACTGTCTATCAGACCACAAACAAAGCATTCAATCCGATGTAAAATTATGTCTTCAATGACTTCATGTTGCTAAACCACATCCCAAGCACAATCAAGAAGGAACCATGACGCAAGTCACCAGGCAGCTGTGCCTCCACCAATGGTGTGAAGAGGTAGGATGGGCCAAGTTTCAAGGGAGAAATAGGCTACAAAACTTGCACGAAGTCATGCAACCTGACAATTGAATCCATGCAAGTGAACGACGTGAACGCACATAAGCACAATTCCGTCGATATCCTTAAGCATGGATGATGAGCCATTGACATGGTGGTCTTCGTCTTCCAGGGTGGGACGTCACCGTGATTTGAACGTTGAAGAGGTGTACCGTGAAAGTCACCGACTTGCTGTAGAGCACTTGGTAGCAGGCGGAGTTGACGCATACATGGGATTCTTGAAGAAAGAGCGAGTACAAAACTTTCTTTCAGATGACGAGATCAAATTTATCTTGAAGTCCGCCGTTGTTCCCGAAAGTACACCACAGCCAGGGGATGCCAGAAATTGTGTGGTGCCCGATGCCACCTCTCTTGTCTATTTCCCTGACGTGTCGGATATTGTAGCCCCGTCTCTAGATATCGGATGGTCCGCTATCGCACCTGGCTCGTCCCGAGGTGTTACCACAGCCACTGCACACTTTCAACCGAACTATTTTGTACCCAATATACCTGTTGAGTGCATTTACAGCTGCAAAGAGGCGGCGAGAAAGATGATAAAAGGCGCAAAAGAGGTAGGCCTAAATTATACAATTATAtgtgttagtagcctaatattttgATGTTGGCTTTTATGGTAGCCTATAAAGTGTGGACTGATGGCAGAACTGGGATAGGCGACCTGCTGCGAAACTAAAGGTGTAGCCTGATTGGAGCTGTGTTTGCTGTTATCAAcgactttttctttttctgtatgTGTTTTGCAGGTGGGCAATTCTGAAAAAAcggtcacatccataacgccaacacaatgccatggtattaagttgtggatgtgacagttttgcgagGAATCGCGCAGGTGTTAGTTTTCTATAGctaatagcctacagtatgatATTTTATTCTTAAAGATGCAAAATTGTAACCTAACAGCagcaatggaaaaaaatgaaaaataggcAGCTTATTATGTTGCTTCAGAGAATAGTATACAGCTTAAGACACTATGTGACTTGTTTTTGCCATAAACCATGACCGCCCACTCAGTAAGGCTTAGACATATTTACCATAATCAATGTTCGTATCTAAAACCATATTATTCTAACAGTGTGCAATGTAAGGGATCACAGCAACCGGACATAGCCTATGGTCCACAACTTTTGTCTCGAGGGAAACAATACAATGCTCACATAGAACGTATAGAACATGTTGCATTTTATTGTTTGCCCGGATAAGTCCAATCAAATAAATTAGcctaagtagcctagcctatatgcGGCAGGAACACTGACATTGCCATGATTTATATGATGATGACATAACATGAGTTGTGAATGtgagtgaaaagtgcattggtTGGAACAAGATGTTCTCTGAACACTCAGTCATTTTGGTCATCACCAAAATTGAGGAGTTACACACCAAAGTTGTAAATACTGACCGCAGGACTTAAGTCGACTGGGAATCCTCATAATCAATAATCGTAATCATGCATATCAAtccatattaattaattaattaactgACAGATCAGCTATAATACTGAGTGCAACAGGGACCAATGAGGAACCAAGAATTGTGCTGATTTTGCAAAAAGTGAAAATACATAACCAACACATTAATGTTAAGGTGTTCTTGAACTCCTAAAGAAGTTCTGATGTCAAGAAGTTAAGTGTTGTCCTCAGGATCCTCCTGGGCAATATTATTAACAGCCCATATTCTATTTTGGttcttgtttattcttttgGTAAAAAAACCATAAATAATGTTCTTCCTGGTTTATAGATTAAAACATAAATTAAAAACGTGAGATAAAAGAAGAAGAGAACAAGTCAATAATGAGTGTAATGTAATGGAAAACATGAAAACAGGCACAGATTTCTCAGCCATGTTTTTGAAAGAGGTTCATTAAACAACAGTAATTTAAGCTAGGCTTAATTCATGTTCACCACAAATCACAATCAATTTGTCGAAGCACTTTAAAAGCCCCACCCTAGCTCAAGGATAGTTCACACAACACGGAAAGTCAGTTCTCATTAAATCAATCAATATGGAGAGCCCCATAGCGTTCAAAAACATCAAAAACTTGCCAACTTGTGTTACGTGTTTGCATGGGAATGTAGGGGAATCTTAGAGGAGTTACGCAATAACAGGGTGTTGTCAGCCCCTTTAATACATTTATAGATATATGAGTCTTAAAACAGAAAAGAGATTAAATCTATTGCGGCCTTGGAATGAGACTTAATGTTAGCCTACTATTCTTTGAAACAAGTTTGTTCTAAACAACTGTATTGACAATCTACAGTATCCCATGTTGAGGAGACACTGACTGTGTTTTCTTCTATTTATCTATTGTAGGTAATCGCCATAGTGACAGACGCCTTGACAGATGTGGACATCTTCCGGGACCTGCAGGAGGCTTGTATGCGACGCAGGGTTCCTGTGTACATCCTACTGGACATTGAAGCTGTACCTTCCTTCCTGCAGATGTGTAGCAATCTCAATGTGCGCTTGTCGGAACTCCAGGTAGATCTTGGCTACTGGAACTCAAACAGTGATGTATTTGTTGATGCCATTGTTGTGGTTGTTGATTTGTCTCCAGGGAGATGTTTGGTTGGTGTCATAGATGTTGACACCATTGGACAGTTTTGATGGAGGTCTTGGCACTGACACAATTGATTCGTTGTTTGCAGAAAATGCGTGTGCGGGCTGTCGCAGGCTTCAGGTATTTCACACGCTCTGGAGCACGCATCACTGGAAGGATTCATGAGCAGTTCATGTTGATAGATGGGACCAAGGCTGCCATGGGAACTTATAGGTATACATCCCGTGGCACTGTAACTCCATTGTGCTCTCACATGAATTTCTGAAAGGATGTTTGTTTTGTGTcctttgaaaaaatatttttaaaaaatattatttaaacaGCTGTGTGTTAGATATGTGTTTGGATATCTGGTGTACAGCTGCTTGATCATGATTTAAACAGAGAAGTTGAGCAAATATGAACAAACATAATAAGGAGTAAAGGAATTTATTCATAAAATCCCTTATTGTTATTTCCACAGGTTTAGATGGACAGATGGCAGAATCAACACCTGCAACCTGATTGAGCTGACAGGTGACGTGGTTGAGCAATATGAAGTAGAGTTCCAACGACTCTACAAGAAATCCCTCGTCGTGAACCCCAAGGCAGTGCTCTCTCCCCCAGTCCTCCAGGCATCCACTCCCAGCCCAGTCTGTGTAAAGGTCGCACCAAGCCGGGCCCAGGCCCTGGGGGTCGTCCTGAGCTCTCTCACCCCAGCAGCGAATGTTACCCCACCAGGCACTAATCCCCCAGTGTCCCGGCCCACCTCCTGCAGCACTTCCACCCAGACCTTAAGCCAGAGTGTGACCCAAGGCACGCAGACTGACCACATCTCGTCCCATCGGCCATgcgtcctcctctcttcctcctcattgGAGGACTCATCTGGCTCCGAGTCTgcgtgctccacacacacagaagtcagCCAACTGCTGCTAGCGAAAACCTCGCTGTTAGTTCAGCCGTGCCCCACTCCGACACCTTCCATCCTCAAGTTATCAGGTCCTGACCTGTCTAAAGATCCACTGCATAGTCAGCACAATGCTCACCCCCCCTCAAACTTCAGCCAGATGAGCCAGTATAACAGGATAAACCACTTGGACTGCTCTAGTCCTTCTCTAAGGTCTGGGGTGGACAGGGGCTGTAAGATTCAGCAATACATGAGGCCAGGCCGTGGGTTAACAATGGGGAGCATGTTAATGGATACAACAATGAGGTCTAGGTTTCTGCAGTAAAGATATAATAAACATAGATATGAAATGATACGGAACTACATGGAAATGTAGCTGCAACGCTTAGGGAAAAAAAGTACAAGGGTACAACTTAATGCTGACTGCACTGAGGAAAGCCTAGGTCAGCTAATCTTACTGAAGATTTCTCTGAACAATTTCCCTTAAAAGATGGAGTGGATAGAGAAGACCAGTCCATACACATAATGTAGTGTTTTCCTATGTAAAACAGTCGTGAATTTGAACAGGTTAGTTAGAAAtggtagcctgggtgccattccgaacttagtcccgccccatATTCTGaatagaatttgagtatgacaacgtcaggctataGAAATGGTTCCTTGATGTGAAAAGACATATGGACGGTAATAGGGTTTCAGACTGgtttttattctttttcttcAGAGCTTACTTATAGGAGGTTTGCTGGGAACGTTTTATCATGCAGAAAACTACTGCCAGCGAGGTATCAGAAAAGGCTATGCCAGAGGCTCTAAGCTACTGTGGTGAAGACTTCTGGTGACTTAAAGGAGAGGTTTCCTTGGAAGTTTTTATGATGCATAAAACTACTGCCAGTGTTGTATCAGAAGAGGCTATGCCAGAGGCTCCAAGCTATTGAGGTGAAGACTTCTGGTGAGATGGTGGCAAACAAAGAAATCTGTTGTACACTATAATTTGTGTACTGTCGCAGTCGTATAGTGCCAAGAGTCTGAAGCATGTCCCAACTTCCTGCCTCTTCTGTTTTGTCAGATTGTGTATGCAAATAAGTACTTGATTCAAACACTCACGCCTAAACTAAGCCATCACAAAATATGATAAATACTCATGTGTACAAATGTGTTTTAGGTTTAAAAAAGATATGgtttggccccagctgtggcgcggctggctggggcacctgcgcTGTGcgctggcgacccgggttcgattcccggtcctttccggatcccacccctggtctctctcccattcgcttcctgtcactctccactgtcctatcattaaaggcataaaaaaaagcccaaaaaatatttttttaaaattaaaaaaaaagatatgttttaaaatactttctttCACATGATTTGCCTTGTTTACAGGGTGTGGGTTATTTCTGTTACACGAGCGAAACTAACAGCAATGAGGAAATGAAAGTATTTGGATATAAACATTGTACAAACAGCACTAGTCAAAAGGGCTATGTTGTTtacctattttattttattctattttaatattttaaatacatccCTCTATATAGGTAATAGGTTTTGTGGCTGGACCataatatttgtttgtgtgtgatttcagagggaaaacaaacattaattaattattttagaCACACAGTATATCTTCATGAATGCATTCTGGAAGTACAGAACACTGGCTTATATGATGCAATGCACAGTGTTTTCATCTGGCATGTAGCAAGTCATGACCCAATTCCATAATGATTAATAGGCTAATCTTTTGTGTTCAGTCAGCCAATGGCAAAGTATTCTATGAGAAAGATACAGAGGTGTTTTACCCCGAGTAGGTCCTATTGTTTGTAAAATGGTATCTGTTATTCAGGGGATCACTGTGGATGTTGGTGtatattttcaatattttttttactttgcacTGTACGAATAATATGACAGTGTTTGGGACAGAGTTAACATGTGCATAATCACATACAAATTGTGAGTATTGTGTATAATGTATTGTACTGTATTGACACACCGATGGTGTGATGATGTTTAAAGTATGTGTTGCCTGTTTAAGATCATGATAATGATCTTGTCTTATatattgtttgtatgtgtcttaAGAATGATGtgacaatgataataataaaagaatgaGATCAAATAAAAATCTTTGAATTTATAAAAGAGACCCAGTGGATTTCTTGTGTCAGCCACATTAACAAAAGTGTTTCATGTACATGATTAAAAATGAAACTATTTTCTCTAAACATAATCAGCacttttcctcccctctctgtgcTCTAATGGGACTTTGCATCAGGACCTGCTGCTTGCTATTATGTAAAACAAGAGTCTTTAGGGAATATTCCTGTGAACTTGTGCTGTCTTACTGCTTGTTGGGAAGCAAATGGATGAATAAAGCTCTCATAAATAAGTGTAGTTCAAATTATGCAACGAAAGACAGCATCGGccttgataatgtgtgtgtggtggaaagGGGTGATGTAGAGTTGTAGACGTTTTATCGATATGCATTTTTAAGCATAGCAAAGTCCTGGACAGACTGTTTACTTGCTCGTGTTTTAATAAAAATGTTAGGCTAATCCATCAGGTAATCATTACAGATTGTATGATTTTAATTCATTCTTAGTCACTATTGCAACAACACTCAACACTCAACAATAATAGTGACAACTTATTAGAAATGAGTAGCCTAAACTAGAGCACTACACTGAAATGATATGTCTTGCTTTGAAATGACTGTGAGATATTTGGTGGGTAATAGCCTACATGGAGATGTCTGGAAATATAAAAGTCCGTTGTCTCTCTGCATCTTACTATCCAGcagatataggcctatagtatAAATCTATTTGATCTGTGACAGGGCTCCCATCAACATCTCAAAATGGCTGATGGGAATTGTAGTCTACTACCAAATAGGGAAGAAAATGGTAGCCGATTAATTGCTCTGTTTCAATACAAGATCGGTAGCAGATAAGAAAGGCAGGAAAGATACCATCTGGTGGTGACGGTTTATCTGGCTTCTGTTTAAAAGTAAACATTTCACTCTGCATTACTGTTAAGTGATTGAACAAGGGTTGACCTGCAAAGaattttaatgattttttttttgactgaCTTGCTTTATCCCAGTCTGTCTTCATACAATTCTTTTCTCCTTATCCTGATGTGTGAGAACATGAAGTGACATTACTTTAATTCATTTCAGTAGATAGAAGAATAGTAGAACAAAATGTTCAGCCATAATAGAGCAGTGGCAGTATATCACCTGCAGAGGACGCCACCTCCTAATATTTTCCTCAGGTTGCTCTTTGTGGGTATGGTTTAAACAGAGGTCCAGTATTTGCAAAAAAATACCAGCAAACCAGTAAAATAACACTGAGGGATCTGTGAATACTATAAGCAGTCATGTTTTGCTTCATCAGACTtccacatttgtttttgttgaggCTAATTTGGGTTAATTTGTTTCAGGTGCATAACATAATAACTGTATCTTGGTAATgtacacacaaaaagacatgtCTTATCATAGCAGATGCACTGCTATGACCAAAAACATGCTATTACTGCAATGTTAAAATCAGTTTAAATTATTTGCAGCCCACCAATTACTgtataaaaacaacaataaagcATGAAATGACAAAAATTAAAGTTTGGCCTAAGAAATACCTTCCAGTGGAGGAGCTAAGTTCAGACTTCCTCAATGTTTAAACAGTCAGCCATCAATTTTTATTTGCTTCCATTTCAGTGCTAGTCCATAAATTCATAGTGATTTTAAGGATGATCCCATACTGTATGTTTAGGGTTGCCAcatttgatttgtgaaaatccgGGACATTCATTTCCGACCCCCTcatacccccaaaaaaaaaaaaaaaaagttatgattttgattaatgttaaatgcctagtataataaattaattataCTAGGCCTATTACtggttttaaataataaacGGTTCTTATAATGCCCTTTCACCAGCTCTTTTAAGATATAAGGCTAATccataaaacattaacaacaACTACTAGGCTATGCATAATATTAAGTTGTTAGCCTACCCACTCCGAAAAGTTACCCATTTTCACCCTGTCGgtgttgtgtaggcctactgtgtatcTCTTTTTCTTCGCCACTGGCCCTGACTttgattgtaggcctatatcctcCTCCGTCTCGCGCCCCATTTTATCAAACCAAATCGAACCGaaatttcgtttttttttactAGGCTATCCTCTCCAATCTGTTGCCTACccgcacacactcattctcttgGACATGATTGCTGCGCGCGGCCAGTAGTTGTTAGGTGATGCTGATGGTTAAGGTAAACTTTCGTTTCGCAGGTCTGCATTACAACCCATCAAATAAGCGCATGCCTGCCTCCGACAGCAGGATACAATCAAGATAAGTTAAGAAAAATAGTAGGATTGCAGGAGCGAAACATAGGTTTTATTGAAAGTGAAACTAGggaatacttaaaaaaaatagaagtgCCTTTGCACCAAAAAACGGGACatttgtagcctagaaatctagacgcaccctagcggcagcaaataacatttgcttccagggctagcctagcaactctccgttggcttgtgagctcgaaaaattaaacttctatcaggccaatcaaatcgtgtatagagtcgttaggcgggcttaacataatgattgatggcagagttgcaacggtttggcttgaattccctgctacttgaaaacaaagaagatggatgttgctgatgttggccaacagtgtgacacgagttaagcttgttttaagttggcaaaagtttgaacttgccaactagctccgctggtgggaaaacgcatgactcagcactgtcctattgcgtgcagagggaatt encodes the following:
- the LOC125301450 gene encoding protein FAM83D-like — its product is MDDEPLTWWSSSSRVGRHRDLNVEEVYRESHRLAVEHLVAGGVDAYMGFLKKERVQNFLSDDEIKFILKSAVVPESTPQPGDARNCVVPDATSLVYFPDVSDIVAPSLDIGWSAIAPGSSRGVTTATAHFQPNYFVPNIPVECIYSCKEAARKMIKGAKEVIAIVTDALTDVDIFRDLQEACMRRRVPVYILLDIEAVPSFLQMCSNLNVRLSELQKMRVRAVAGFRYFTRSGARITGRIHEQFMLIDGTKAAMGTYRFRWTDGRINTCNLIELTGDVVEQYEVEFQRLYKKSLVVNPKAVLSPPVLQASTPSPVCVKVAPSRAQALGVVLSSLTPAANVTPPGTNPPVSRPTSCSTSTQTLSQSVTQGTQTDHISSHRPCVLLSSSSLEDSSGSESACSTHTEVSQLLLAKTSLLVQPCPTPTPSILKLSGPDLSKDPLHSQHNAHPPSNFSQMSQYNRINHLDCSSPSLRSGVDRGCKIQQYMRPGRGLTMGSMLMDTTMRSRFLQ